One window of Marinobacterium aestuarii genomic DNA carries:
- a CDS encoding EcsC family protein: MSLESMSLTAEHIEELKSAKRLLENPGIAARLSNSLATPIDRAIKLLPAAAHKTIMAAVTKSLETALRTALFTLGDSPQPASNLTHRATVALSGAAGGALGLAALAIELPVSTTIMLRSIADIARGEGEDLKQEEARLACLEVFALGGSSDKDDAAESGYFGVRAALASAITEAASHVASRGAVKDGAPALVRLITQIAARFSIPVTQKAAAQAVPIIGAAGGAMINTLFIGHFQDIARGHFTVRRLERIYTTERVQAVYDDL, translated from the coding sequence ATGTCACTTGAATCAATGTCGCTGACTGCAGAGCACATCGAAGAGCTCAAGAGCGCCAAGCGCTTGCTGGAAAACCCGGGCATAGCCGCGCGCCTGTCTAACTCGCTGGCCACGCCTATTGATCGGGCGATAAAGCTGCTGCCAGCGGCGGCTCATAAAACCATTATGGCGGCGGTCACCAAATCCCTGGAGACGGCGCTGCGCACGGCCCTGTTTACCCTGGGAGATAGCCCGCAACCGGCGTCCAATTTGACCCACAGGGCAACAGTTGCGCTCAGTGGTGCCGCGGGGGGCGCTTTGGGTCTGGCGGCCCTGGCCATTGAACTGCCGGTTTCCACTACCATTATGCTGCGTTCGATCGCCGATATCGCACGGGGTGAGGGCGAAGACCTGAAGCAGGAAGAAGCCCGGCTTGCCTGTCTTGAGGTTTTTGCGTTGGGGGGGAGCAGTGACAAGGATGATGCGGCCGAGTCTGGCTACTTCGGTGTTCGGGCCGCGCTGGCGTCCGCCATTACTGAGGCTGCGAGCCATGTCGCCTCCAGGGGCGCGGTCAAGGACGGCGCACCGGCGCTGGTGCGGCTTATTACGCAGATTGCCGCGCGCTTCAGCATTCCGGTAACGCAAAAAGCGGCTGCACAGGCCGTTCCCATTATAGGGGCGGCGGGCGGCGCCATGATCAACACGCTGTTCATCGGCCATTTCCAGGATATTGCCCGCGGGCATTTTACCGTGCGGCGGCTGGAGCGTATCTATACAACTGAGCGGGTACAGGCGGTATACGACGATTTGTAG
- a CDS encoding FMN-binding negative transcriptional regulator produces the protein MRDYAQLVARRTQGISSLPDLTLIYCGKTHRLPAGFIMHNPKNFQQNDRAQLEGLIREYPFATLMTHSASGLEANHLPVLLCEKDGKAVLQAHIARANPLWKTLPDKSDVLVVFNGPNCYISPNHYPTKQETGKAVPTWNYVVVHVKGVMSYIQDKDWLLAMINRLTDQHEAGQQRPWSTADAPEEFIQKMLPAIVGLEIEISAITGQWKLSQNQPERNRRGVVAGLSGESGDQYRTIAELVKSASQKQAITPAITATEN, from the coding sequence GTGCGCGATTATGCGCAGCTTGTGGCCCGGCGGACACAAGGCATTAGCAGCCTGCCGGACTTAACACTGATCTACTGCGGAAAAACCCACAGGCTGCCAGCGGGATTCATCATGCATAACCCCAAGAACTTCCAACAGAATGATCGTGCGCAGCTGGAAGGCCTGATCCGTGAGTATCCCTTCGCAACCTTGATGACCCACTCGGCATCCGGTCTGGAAGCAAACCATCTGCCTGTACTGCTATGCGAGAAGGATGGCAAGGCCGTGCTTCAGGCCCATATCGCCAGGGCAAACCCCCTATGGAAAACGCTCCCAGACAAATCCGACGTGCTGGTCGTGTTCAATGGTCCGAACTGCTATATCTCGCCCAACCACTATCCAACCAAGCAGGAAACGGGCAAAGCCGTACCGACATGGAATTATGTCGTGGTCCATGTCAAAGGCGTGATGTCCTATATCCAGGACAAGGACTGGTTGCTGGCAATGATCAACCGCCTGACAGACCAGCATGAAGCCGGGCAGCAAAGGCCCTGGTCAACCGCAGACGCACCCGAAGAGTTCATTCAAAAAATGTTGCCGGCCATTGTCGGGCTGGAAATAGAAATCAGCGCCATCACCGGCCAGTGGAAACTCAGCCAGAATCAGCCAGAACGCAACAGGCGCGGCGTTGTTGCCGGCTTGTCCGGCGAGAGCGGGGATCAGTACCGCACAATAGCTGAGCTGGTGAAATCCGCTAGCCAGAAACAGGCGATTACTCCGGCAATCACTGCAACTGAGAATTAA
- a CDS encoding efflux RND transporter permease subunit: MRRLLQNGRLLTLLVAVLIVAGVGALTTLPRTEDPRILNRQAIVITHLPGASAERVEAQVSEKIENELRTLAEIKHLTSTSRPGISMVKIELKDSVTAPRPIWSRTRDLLGDVTSLLPPGASKPELDDDRGYAFTSLIALKWHATTEADLAILGRYGKALRDRMRALPGTDFVDLFGEQDEEILVQINPHLASNLHLTPAQIAQRIQGADAKVSAGQLNNDHNQLQVELAGALDSLDRIRQIPLASDANGYLLRLGDLAEVRRSLKWPEQELAIIDGEAAVVVAVRMLPDLRIDRWSAALRADLAQFSEQLPGNIEAEILFDQNHYTERRLGELVNNILLGFSLIALVLLVTLGWRSALIVTFSLPLTVLFTLTVMKYYGLPIHQMSVTGLVVALGIMVDNAIVMADTIAQRRRQGLSAIEAVIRSLRHLWLPLLGSTLTTILAFMPIVLMPGPAGEFVGGIALSVIFALIGSYLISHSVVAVLAGRFLRAGDASQTHWYQQGVQLDGLARLFRRSLQIVLRFPRMAILLLFLIPLTGFISAGQLKEQFFPPSDRDMFQIEMYLPAQTSIVETRRVSAEVSALLQNTPGVDSVQWFLGNSAPAFYYNMIGGQQGAPNFGQAMVSTHDFRIANRLIPQLQRKLDDLLPEAQILVRTLEQGPPFNAPIELRLYGPNLDQLQALGQQAREVLSRTQDVIHSRATLQPGTPKVRVRVDEAAGQISGFTLQGMAGALQGTLSGVTGGSILESTESVPVRVRVGNEERRELQDLANLSLTSPRAGGNIPLSALASLELEPSRGAIPRRDGQRVNVVEGYLRAGVLASVALAEFRHNLEDAGFHLPAGYRMEFGGESAGRNDAVGNLMASLGVILTLLITVVVLSFNSFRISMLIFLSALQSAGLGLLSVYLFSYPFGFTVIIGLLGLMGLAINAAIVILAELKADALAVRGDPAAIVHAVQSCSRHIGSTTITTVGGFLPLILAGGGFWPPFAIAIAGGTVLTTLLSFYFVPAAFMLMGRYKAFDVAGGEPQQSPVDGRTLQTLN; this comes from the coding sequence ATGAGGCGCCTGCTGCAGAACGGCCGCCTGCTGACACTGCTGGTGGCGGTGCTGATTGTGGCGGGCGTAGGCGCACTCACCACCTTGCCGCGCACCGAAGACCCGCGCATTCTCAACCGCCAGGCCATCGTTATTACCCATTTGCCGGGGGCCAGTGCCGAGCGGGTCGAGGCCCAGGTGAGCGAGAAAATCGAAAACGAACTGCGCACCCTGGCCGAGATCAAGCACCTGACCTCGACCTCCCGCCCCGGTATTTCGATGGTCAAGATTGAACTCAAAGACAGCGTGACCGCCCCCCGGCCTATCTGGTCGCGCACGCGGGATCTGCTGGGGGATGTGACCTCCCTGCTGCCGCCTGGCGCCAGCAAGCCGGAACTGGACGATGACCGCGGCTATGCCTTCACCAGCCTGATCGCCCTCAAGTGGCACGCCACAACCGAGGCTGATCTTGCCATCCTCGGGCGCTACGGCAAGGCGCTGCGCGATCGCATGCGCGCCCTGCCGGGCACTGACTTCGTGGATCTGTTCGGCGAGCAGGACGAAGAAATTCTGGTGCAGATCAATCCGCATCTGGCCAGCAACCTGCACCTGACGCCGGCCCAGATTGCGCAGCGCATCCAGGGCGCCGACGCCAAGGTGTCCGCAGGCCAGCTCAACAATGATCACAATCAGCTGCAGGTGGAGCTCGCAGGCGCGCTGGACTCACTCGATCGCATCCGCCAGATTCCTCTGGCCAGTGATGCCAATGGCTATCTCTTGCGCCTGGGGGATCTGGCCGAGGTACGCCGCAGCCTGAAATGGCCCGAACAGGAGCTGGCGATCATTGATGGCGAGGCCGCCGTTGTGGTGGCGGTGCGCATGTTGCCGGATTTGCGCATCGATCGCTGGAGCGCTGCGCTGCGGGCGGACCTGGCGCAGTTTTCCGAGCAGCTGCCGGGCAATATAGAGGCCGAAATCCTGTTTGATCAGAACCACTATACCGAGCGTCGTCTGGGCGAACTGGTGAACAATATCCTGCTGGGGTTCAGCCTGATTGCGCTGGTACTGCTGGTGACCCTGGGCTGGCGTTCGGCACTGATCGTTACCTTTTCCCTGCCGCTTACGGTGCTTTTTACCCTGACAGTGATGAAATATTACGGTCTGCCGATTCATCAGATGTCGGTGACCGGGTTGGTGGTGGCCCTGGGCATCATGGTGGATAACGCCATCGTCATGGCCGATACCATCGCCCAGCGCCGGCGCCAGGGGCTGAGTGCCATTGAGGCGGTTATCCGGTCCCTGCGCCACCTCTGGCTGCCGCTGCTGGGCTCGACTCTCACCACCATTCTGGCCTTCATGCCCATAGTGCTGATGCCGGGGCCGGCGGGGGAGTTCGTCGGCGGCATTGCCCTGAGCGTGATCTTTGCACTGATTGGCTCCTACCTGATTTCCCACAGCGTGGTGGCGGTGCTGGCCGGGCGTTTTCTGCGCGCAGGTGATGCCAGTCAGACGCACTGGTATCAGCAGGGCGTGCAGCTGGACGGGCTGGCGCGGCTGTTCCGACGCTCGCTGCAAATCGTGCTGCGTTTCCCCAGGATGGCGATCTTGCTGCTGTTTCTGATTCCGCTGACCGGCTTTATCAGCGCCGGCCAGCTCAAGGAGCAGTTTTTCCCGCCCTCGGACCGGGACATGTTTCAGATCGAGATGTATCTGCCGGCCCAGACCAGCATCGTCGAAACCCGTCGTGTCAGTGCCGAGGTCAGTGCGCTGCTGCAGAATACGCCCGGAGTCGATTCGGTGCAGTGGTTTCTGGGCAACAGCGCGCCGGCCTTTTACTACAACATGATTGGGGGGCAGCAGGGGGCGCCGAACTTTGGCCAGGCGATGGTCAGTACCCACGATTTTCGCATCGCCAACCGCCTGATTCCGCAACTGCAGCGCAAGCTCGATGATCTGTTGCCCGAAGCGCAGATCCTGGTGCGCACGCTGGAGCAGGGGCCGCCGTTCAACGCCCCCATCGAACTGCGCCTCTATGGCCCCAATCTTGACCAGCTGCAGGCTCTTGGTCAGCAGGCGCGTGAGGTGCTTTCCAGAACCCAAGACGTGATTCACAGTCGCGCGACCCTGCAGCCGGGGACACCCAAGGTGCGGGTAAGGGTCGATGAAGCAGCGGGTCAGATCAGTGGCTTCACGCTGCAGGGCATGGCTGGCGCGCTTCAGGGTACGCTCAGCGGTGTCACCGGTGGCAGCATTCTGGAAAGCACCGAATCGGTGCCGGTGCGGGTGCGGGTGGGCAATGAAGAGCGCCGCGAATTGCAGGATCTGGCCAACCTGAGCCTCACCTCACCCCGTGCCGGCGGCAATATACCGCTGTCGGCTCTGGCGAGCCTGGAGCTGGAGCCCAGCCGTGGCGCCATTCCAAGGCGTGATGGCCAGCGCGTTAATGTCGTGGAGGGCTATCTGCGTGCAGGTGTGCTGGCCTCGGTCGCACTGGCGGAGTTCCGACATAATCTGGAAGACGCCGGCTTCCATCTGCCTGCGGGCTATCGTATGGAGTTTGGCGGTGAGTCGGCTGGGCGCAACGATGCCGTAGGCAACCTGATGGCGAGCCTGGGCGTGATACTGACCCTGCTGATCACGGTGGTGGTGCTGTCATTCAATTCGTTTCGCATCAGCATGCTTATTTTTCTGTCGGCGCTGCAGTCAGCGGGGCTCGGTTTGCTCAGCGTTTACCTGTTCTCATACCCCTTTGGCTTTACCGTGATTATCGGTCTGCTGGGGCTGATGGGGCTGGCGATCAACGCCGCCATCGTTATTCTGGCCGAACTCAAGGCCGATGCCCTGGCGGTGCGGGGAGACCCCGCCGCAATTGTGCACGCGGTGCAAAGCTGCAGCCGCCATATTGGCTCCACCACTATCACCACGGTGGGGGGCTTTTTGCCGCTGATCCTGGCTGGGGGTGGTTTCTGGCCGCCGTTCGCCATTGCCATTGCCGGCGGCACTGTGCTGACGACTCTGCTGTCGTTCTACTTTGTACCGGCGGCGTTCATGCTGATGGGACGCTACAAGGCGTTTGATGTTGCCGGCGGTGAGCCGCAGCAGAGCCCGGTGGATGGGCGCACACTGCAAACTTTAAACTAG
- a CDS encoding gamma-glutamylcyclotransferase family protein — MFYFAYGSNLSERRLRARISSVRKVANGVLAGHQLRFHKVSQRDGSAKCDAFDTGVARHFVLGVLFDISAPDRARLDRYEGLNCGYEARDILVRLDDGSSVAAFTYCATLINPAVRPFDWYLEHVLRGAREHGFAHAYIQQIEAIECVTDPDAARCARERGIYCSSKRAASRGI, encoded by the coding sequence ATGTTCTACTTTGCCTATGGATCCAACCTGTCGGAACGGCGCCTGCGGGCCCGCATATCCTCGGTTCGAAAAGTCGCCAATGGCGTGCTCGCAGGACACCAGCTGAGGTTTCATAAAGTCAGCCAGCGGGACGGTTCAGCCAAATGTGATGCCTTCGACACAGGCGTTGCCCGGCATTTTGTGCTCGGGGTGCTGTTCGACATATCGGCACCGGACAGAGCCCGCCTCGACCGTTATGAAGGTCTGAACTGTGGCTATGAGGCCAGGGATATTCTGGTTCGGCTTGATGATGGATCAAGTGTGGCTGCCTTTACCTACTGCGCCACCCTTATAAATCCGGCAGTGCGCCCTTTTGACTGGTACCTTGAGCATGTACTCAGAGGCGCCCGGGAGCATGGCTTTGCGCACGCCTATATCCAGCAGATCGAGGCCATCGAGTGCGTCACCGACCCCGATGCAGCACGCTGTGCCAGGGAACGGGGCATTTACTGCTCGTCAAAGCGCGCTGCTAGCCGGGGGATATAG
- a CDS encoding IS256 family transposase — MTDFTLRALSQPEAQAVDPLTELLRAGARELIAQAVEAELQGLLNQHAESRLPDGRQAVVRNGYLPERTVQTGLGDVEIKVPKVRDRSGSGIRFNSALLPPYLKRARSVEELLPWLYLKGISTGDFQDSLAALLGDQAKGLSANTISRLKSQWLEEHQQWRQRDLASSRYVYWWADGVHSNVRMDDRLCLLVIIGVTEHGRKELVAVEDGYRESTASWEELLQGLRERGLETAPKLAIGDGALGFWKALTKTYPASRHQRCWVHKTANVLNKLPKSMQPKVKEALHDIWMAETRDAAKVAFDRALTRFSSKYPKAMDCLAKDREELLAFYDFPAEHWVHIRTTNPIESTFATVRLRTKRTRNCGSRDTTLAMVYKLLESAQKNWKRIKGFNLLTLVVNNVKFKDGEQVKDQSDRNAA; from the coding sequence ATGACCGATTTTACCCTGAGGGCTCTTTCACAACCAGAGGCACAGGCAGTAGATCCGCTGACCGAGCTATTGCGTGCAGGGGCACGTGAACTGATCGCACAAGCCGTCGAAGCCGAGCTTCAGGGGCTTCTGAATCAGCACGCCGAATCCCGGCTCCCAGATGGCCGCCAGGCCGTGGTTCGCAATGGCTATTTGCCTGAACGTACCGTCCAGACCGGCCTCGGTGATGTCGAGATCAAGGTGCCCAAGGTGCGGGACCGAAGCGGCTCCGGGATTCGATTCAACAGCGCGCTACTGCCGCCGTACCTGAAGCGGGCCCGGAGTGTCGAGGAGTTGTTGCCCTGGCTGTACTTGAAGGGCATCTCCACCGGAGATTTTCAGGACTCACTGGCCGCGCTGTTGGGTGATCAGGCCAAGGGGCTATCGGCCAATACGATCTCCCGACTCAAGAGCCAATGGCTCGAAGAGCACCAGCAATGGCGGCAACGGGACCTGGCGAGCTCGCGCTATGTGTACTGGTGGGCCGACGGCGTGCACAGCAACGTCCGGATGGATGATCGCCTCTGCCTGCTGGTGATCATTGGCGTCACCGAGCACGGCCGCAAGGAATTGGTTGCGGTAGAAGACGGCTACCGGGAGTCGACGGCAAGCTGGGAGGAGTTACTGCAGGGTCTGCGCGAGCGTGGCTTGGAAACCGCGCCGAAGCTGGCGATTGGCGATGGCGCACTGGGGTTCTGGAAAGCACTGACCAAAACGTATCCTGCCAGCCGGCACCAGCGCTGCTGGGTCCACAAGACGGCGAATGTACTGAACAAGCTGCCCAAATCCATGCAACCCAAAGTGAAAGAAGCGCTTCACGATATCTGGATGGCCGAGACGCGTGACGCGGCCAAGGTGGCATTTGATCGGGCGCTGACCCGGTTCAGTAGCAAGTACCCCAAAGCCATGGATTGCCTGGCCAAGGACCGGGAAGAGCTGCTGGCGTTCTACGACTTCCCGGCGGAGCACTGGGTGCATATCCGGACCACTAACCCGATCGAATCGACTTTCGCCACGGTAAGGTTGCGCACCAAGCGGACGCGTAACTGCGGCTCAAGGGACACGACGCTGGCGATGGTCTACAAGCTGTTGGAGTCGGCACAGAAAAACTGGAAACGGATCAAGGGATTTAATCTGCTGACCCTCGTGGTCAACAACGTGAAGTTCAAGGATGGTGAGCAAGTAAAGGATCAGTCAGACAGGAACGCCGCCTGA
- a CDS encoding TspO/MBR family protein, whose amino-acid sequence MRSLLKQMLGLVGWLVVSFAAAAVGAVASIQAKPFYSQLAQPDWAPPPGVFGPVWTALYALMAIAAWWVWRLLSVRAHDLEGADRAPRAVCRAYPHDCMDAGARTKLDA is encoded by the coding sequence ATGCGGTCACTGTTAAAGCAGATGCTGGGGCTTGTCGGCTGGCTGGTTGTGAGCTTTGCGGCGGCTGCCGTTGGAGCCGTGGCTTCGATTCAGGCCAAGCCTTTTTACAGCCAGCTTGCCCAGCCGGACTGGGCACCGCCGCCAGGGGTATTTGGCCCTGTGTGGACGGCTCTTTATGCCCTCATGGCCATCGCCGCCTGGTGGGTATGGCGTTTGCTGTCTGTCAGGGCGCACGACCTTGAGGGGGCAGACCGCGCGCCTCGAGCCGTCTGTCGGGCTTACCCGCACGACTGCATGGATGCAGGGGCTAGGACTAAGCTGGATGCCTGA
- the gltA gene encoding citrate synthase, translating into MTDRKAQLIVDGIDTPIELPVYSGTLGPDVIDVRSLSGMGIFTYDPGFVSTAACESGITYIDGDKGILLHRGYPIEQLAEKSDYLEVCYLLLNGELPSPQQKAEFVNIVMNHTMVHEQITYFFRGFRRDAHPMAIMVACVGALSAFYHDSLDISDPHHREVCAFRLIAKMPTLAAMCYKYSIGQPFMYPRNNLAYAENFLHMMFGTPCSDSKPNPVLAKAMDRIFMLHADHEQNASTSTVRLAGSSGANPFACIASGIAALWGPAHGGANEAVLSMLQEIGDESRIPEFIKRAKDPDDSFRLMGFGHRVYHNFDPRATVMKASCDEVLKELGKSDDPLLKIARQLEQIALKDDYFIKRKLYPNVDFYSGIILNAIGIPTNMFTVIFAVARTIGWISHWSEFHSSPNRIGRPRQLYTGVKQRDY; encoded by the coding sequence ATGACTGACAGAAAAGCACAGTTGATCGTCGACGGTATCGATACACCGATCGAATTACCGGTGTATTCCGGCACCCTGGGCCCGGACGTCATCGACGTTCGCTCGCTCAGCGGCATGGGAATCTTTACCTATGACCCCGGTTTCGTCTCCACCGCCGCCTGCGAATCCGGCATCACCTACATCGACGGTGACAAAGGCATACTGCTGCACCGGGGCTACCCGATCGAGCAGCTCGCCGAGAAGTCCGACTATCTGGAGGTTTGCTATTTGTTACTCAACGGCGAGCTGCCGAGCCCGCAGCAGAAAGCGGAGTTCGTCAATATCGTCATGAACCACACCATGGTGCACGAACAGATCACCTACTTCTTCCGGGGCTTTCGCCGCGATGCGCACCCGATGGCGATCATGGTCGCCTGTGTCGGCGCCCTCTCAGCCTTCTACCACGACTCACTGGATATCAGCGATCCGCATCACCGTGAAGTCTGCGCCTTTCGCCTGATTGCCAAGATGCCAACCCTGGCGGCCATGTGCTACAAGTACTCGATTGGCCAGCCCTTCATGTATCCGCGCAACAACCTGGCCTATGCCGAGAATTTTCTGCACATGATGTTTGGTACACCCTGTTCGGATTCCAAACCCAACCCGGTGCTGGCCAAGGCGATGGACCGTATCTTCATGCTGCACGCCGACCACGAACAGAACGCCTCGACCTCCACCGTGCGCCTGGCGGGTTCCTCCGGCGCCAACCCCTTTGCCTGCATTGCCTCCGGCATAGCCGCGCTCTGGGGCCCCGCCCACGGCGGCGCCAACGAAGCGGTATTGAGCATGCTGCAGGAGATCGGTGACGAATCCCGTATCCCCGAGTTCATCAAGCGCGCCAAGGACCCGGATGATTCCTTCCGCCTGATGGGCTTCGGTCACCGCGTGTATCACAACTTCGATCCACGGGCCACGGTGATGAAGGCCAGCTGCGATGAGGTGCTGAAGGAACTCGGCAAATCCGATGATCCGCTGCTGAAAATAGCTCGGCAGCTTGAACAGATAGCACTGAAGGACGACTACTTTATCAAGCGCAAACTCTACCCAAACGTCGACTTCTACTCCGGCATCATTCTGAATGCCATCGGCATCCCCACCAATATGTTCACCGTGATTTTCGCCGTCGCCCGCACCATCGGCTGGATTTCACACTGGAGTGAATTTCACAGCAGCCCGAACCGTATCGGCCGGCCACGCCAGCTCTATACCGGCGTCAAGCAGCGGGATTATTAA
- a CDS encoding YoaK family protein has protein sequence MISKLPRWIELGAFMLALLAGTVNAVGLLGFAHQSISHLSGTATLLGAQLASASSASLHLAAVLLSFLLGAALSGFLISSPSLKLGRHYDSLLLIEGACLLIAIYFLNQGSVLGHYFASAACGLQNALATTYSGAIIRTTHVTGIFTDLGIMLGATLRGERFDRRKALLLILIITGFVAGGVTGALLYAQLQFYALAAPAFICFALALLYHFYGIRKPA, from the coding sequence ATGATCTCAAAACTGCCCCGCTGGATTGAATTGGGCGCCTTTATGCTGGCACTGCTCGCGGGCACGGTGAACGCCGTGGGTCTGCTGGGGTTTGCGCACCAGTCCATCTCCCACCTGTCGGGTACCGCCACCCTGCTGGGGGCACAGCTAGCAAGTGCCTCCAGTGCCAGCCTGCATTTGGCGGCGGTACTGCTGAGCTTTCTGCTGGGAGCTGCGCTGTCGGGCTTTCTCATATCCAGCCCATCCCTGAAGCTCGGCCGGCACTATGATTCGCTGCTCCTTATTGAAGGAGCCTGCTTGCTGATCGCAATCTATTTTCTCAACCAGGGTTCGGTGCTGGGCCACTACTTCGCCTCCGCCGCCTGTGGCCTGCAAAATGCCCTGGCGACGACCTACAGCGGCGCCATCATCCGCACCACCCACGTAACCGGAATTTTCACCGATCTGGGCATCATGCTGGGCGCAACACTTCGGGGCGAACGCTTTGACCGGCGCAAGGCGCTGCTGCTGATATTGATCATCACCGGCTTTGTCGCCGGCGGCGTCACGGGTGCATTGCTCTACGCCCAGTTGCAGTTTTATGCCCTGGCCGCACCCGCATTTATCTGCTTCGCACTGGCGCTGCTGTATCACTTCTATGGCATCAGAAAGCCCGCCTGA
- a CDS encoding methyltransferase family protein, with the protein MINLELKIPPVAVVLICAVLMWLVAVILPQHGLADTIARVVGVIFVALSMLGGFLGVGAFLKAKTTVDPLLRYKTSSLVTSGIYGVSRNPMYLGMLGLLIGFGFYLGSLYSLSLCVGFVWYLNRFQIEPEERMLAAQLPEEFARYQARVRRWI; encoded by the coding sequence ATGATCAATCTAGAGCTCAAAATACCGCCCGTAGCTGTGGTGCTTATCTGTGCTGTGCTGATGTGGCTTGTGGCGGTGATTTTGCCGCAGCATGGCCTGGCCGATACTATTGCCCGCGTTGTCGGCGTTATTTTTGTGGCGCTCAGCATGCTAGGCGGCTTTTTGGGCGTAGGGGCTTTTCTAAAGGCCAAGACTACGGTTGATCCGTTGTTGCGGTACAAGACATCCTCGCTGGTGACTTCCGGCATCTATGGGGTCAGTCGTAATCCGATGTATCTGGGGATGCTGGGTCTGTTAATCGGTTTCGGTTTTTACCTTGGCAGCCTCTATTCACTGAGCCTGTGTGTCGGCTTTGTATGGTACCTGAACCGCTTTCAGATTGAGCCTGAAGAGCGGATGCTGGCAGCACAGCTCCCTGAAGAATTCGCCCGTTACCAGGCCAGGGTACGGCGCTGGATCTGA
- a CDS encoding coiled coil domain-containing protein yields the protein MKEAYEKKMQAQLDEWDADIKKLKAQADKARADAQLEYFKQIEGLRERQQRAQQKLTEIQQASDTAWEDLKAGAESSWDSLADAMRAARSRFK from the coding sequence ATGAAAGAAGCTTACGAGAAAAAGATGCAAGCCCAGCTCGATGAATGGGATGCTGACATTAAAAAGCTCAAGGCGCAGGCGGACAAGGCCAGGGCTGATGCCCAGCTTGAATACTTCAAGCAGATTGAGGGACTGCGTGAGCGTCAGCAGCGGGCGCAGCAGAAACTGACCGAAATCCAGCAGGCCAGCGATACGGCTTGGGAAGATCTCAAAGCCGGCGCTGAGAGCTCCTGGGACTCGCTCGCTGATGCCATGCGTGCGGCCAGATCCCGTTTCAAGTAA
- a CDS encoding IS5 family transposase yields MKKLRSALKTDLFAADQHREKIDRLGDPLAEINLHIDFSALAAAVDQVAPRPVSSQGGRPPFPTETMVRILVLKRLYNLSDEQMEYQLLDRMSYQRFCGLTQISNIPDRTTIWTFENRIGEAGARALFDGVADQLMRRGYIARGGQIIDATLVPAPKQRIRSHEKDIIEQQATPADWKPAQRRQKDLDATWTKKHGKSHFGYKLSINVDKRYKVIREIETSTASVHDSRHFEQVLDPYNTSRNVYADRGYASQAREADLRQRGNRPEIQRKGARNRPLSDCQKRRNHRIAKIRARVEHVFGAIEQMGGMLIRTIGQARANIKMTMMATCYNLKRLVYLRRARIEAF; encoded by the coding sequence ATGAAGAAGCTACGCAGCGCCCTCAAGACCGATTTGTTTGCCGCCGATCAGCACCGGGAGAAGATCGACCGCCTGGGCGATCCGCTGGCGGAGATCAATCTGCACATCGACTTTTCTGCCCTGGCGGCGGCCGTTGATCAAGTTGCGCCGCGTCCGGTCAGCTCGCAGGGTGGCAGGCCTCCCTTCCCGACGGAGACGATGGTGCGAATTCTGGTACTCAAACGGCTATACAACCTGTCCGACGAGCAGATGGAATACCAACTGCTGGACCGCATGAGTTACCAGCGCTTTTGCGGACTCACGCAGATCAGTAATATTCCGGACCGCACCACGATCTGGACATTTGAGAACCGGATCGGTGAAGCCGGCGCCAGAGCCCTGTTTGACGGTGTAGCGGATCAACTGATGCGCCGGGGCTATATTGCGCGCGGCGGTCAAATTATCGATGCGACCCTGGTCCCTGCGCCCAAACAGCGTATTCGCAGTCATGAAAAAGACATCATCGAGCAGCAGGCCACGCCCGCCGACTGGAAGCCGGCCCAGCGCCGTCAGAAGGACCTGGATGCCACCTGGACCAAGAAACATGGCAAGAGCCACTTCGGCTATAAGCTGTCGATCAATGTAGACAAGCGCTATAAGGTGATCCGCGAAATTGAGACCAGCACCGCCTCGGTGCATGACAGCCGTCACTTCGAGCAAGTACTGGATCCCTATAACACCAGCCGGAATGTCTACGCCGATCGCGGCTATGCCAGCCAGGCGCGGGAGGCGGATCTCAGGCAGCGTGGCAATCGCCCTGAAATTCAACGCAAAGGGGCGCGTAACCGTCCACTGTCCGACTGCCAGAAACGGCGCAACCACCGCATCGCCAAGATCCGCGCCCGGGTAGAGCATGTGTTCGGGGCCATCGAGCAGATGGGAGGCATGCTGATACGCACCATCGGTCAGGCACGGGCGAACATAAAAATGACGATGATGGCGACCTGCTACAACCTGAAGCGGTTGGTGTATTTACGCCGAGCCCGAATCGAGGCTTTCTGA